The sequence below is a genomic window from Ciona intestinalis unplaced genomic scaffold, KH HT000141.2, whole genome shotgun sequence.
TGCTTTCAATCTCGCCCGCCTCCTCTTTTAACTGTTTCATCCTCTGCtcatatttatctttttctttCTCTAAAAGTCCTTGCGTCTCCTCCAAGTTATGCTGGATGAAGACTTCTCCAAGTTGGTACGGAATTGCCTCTGAGTCCTCGTCCTCCAGAAGTAGAAGATCATCTCCCGCATCCTCGATGTTCTGAAGAGCTTTTTTGATCTCTTCAAGCTCCGTTTCAATCTCGTTTAGATTCCCGTTCTTCTTCGCGAACAAATTAATCTTCTTTTGATCTTCCAAAGTGACTTGGACTTCTTCTTTATCGGATGACATTGTTATTAATACTAATAGTCTAGCAACAATAACAATGAGAACTGTAGAATAATTTCCggttagaataaaaatgtaacttttccATGAAACgtcaagtttaaaaaaatgaaaaactaaGAAAGCAATTTATGAGAGGTTAGCTCATGACGCAGAAGTGCTCTTTctacaaacaacaaaacagcTAATTGCATTACCAATAAAGTTAGGTGACGGTAAAAAGTCtcctcccccaccttatttgctaaccactaacccctaaacCATATAACCattaaccactaacccctataacacAAACcgcctaaccccctaacctagacCTAACctccaacctctaacactttccaccagcctattctgctatgtaccggaggattcttcactggtGCCCAAAgtatcaatatatatttggCTGATGCAATACACCGCATGCTCGTTGTCGAGTTATAAAACGCACTTTACCTCAGCAAAACgttactgtaaaaaaaacaaacacaagtcTCCTATCTCGG
It includes:
- the LOC100183648 gene encoding prefoldin subunit 4, yielding MSSDKEEVQVTLEDQKKINLFAKKNGNLNEIETELEEIKKALQNIEDAGDDLLLLEDEDSEAIPYQLGEVFIQHNLEETQGLLEKEKDKYEQRMKQLKEEAGEIESMMKELKVQLYAKFGDNINLEA